Proteins encoded in a region of the Nostoc sp. UHCC 0926 genome:
- a CDS encoding IS1 family transposase (programmed frameshift) has translation MHCPYCKSTGIRKNGKRRGKQNHICVSCGRQFIDVYSPPKGYSDEIKIECLKAYVNGEGFRAIERSKGVHHTTVIYWLKQIGEKLPDAPPTEEIPEVGELDELETFVGSKKTIWLWTAVNHFRPGILAWVLGDHSAETFKPLWDIVCCWQCYFYVTDGWKVYPSFIEPGDHIVSKTYMTRVEGENTRLRHYLARLHRKTLCYSKSVDMLKFSICLLPHYLKYREILVIN, from the exons GTGCATTGTCCATACTGCAAATCTACGGGTATCAGAAAAAATGGTAAACGAAGAGGTAAACAAAATCACATTTGTGTCAGTTGTGGTCGTCAATTTATAGATGTATACAGTCCACCAAAAGGATACTCAGATGAGATCAAAATTGAATGCTTAAAAGCATACGTTAATGGTGAGGGATTCCGAGCTATTGAACGCTCCAAAGGTGTTCACCACACAACTGTAATTTATTGGTTAAAACAAATTGGTGAAAAATTGCCAGACGCACCACCTACCGAGGAAATTCCCGAAGTGGGAGAACTTGATGAACTAGAAACTTTCGTAGGGTCAAAAAAAACA ATTTGGTTATGGACAGCAGTAAACCACTTTCGCCCAGGAATTTTAGCTTGGGTTTTAGGAGATCATAGTGCTGAAACATTTAAACCTTTGTGGGACATTGTTTGCTGCTGGCAGTGCTATTTTTATGTTACCGATGGATGGAAAGTTTACCCCAGTTTTATTGAGCCAGGCGATCATATCGTCAGTAAAACATATATGACCAGAGTAGAAGGTGAAAATACACGTTTACGTCATTATCTGGCACGCTTACATCGCAAAACATTATGCTATTCCAAGTCAGTAGATATGCTTAAATTCTCAATCTGCTTGTTACCTCACTATTTAAAGTATAGAGAAATACTCGTGATTAACTGA
- a CDS encoding DUF1822 family protein translates to MVDFPINSTDFRLLQPEVIELELEHFHQATEISAKATSEALSWQTYLNALALLSFKEWLSKRILDQIIHQNLNAIDTVGHLCVGEFKICVIATENLLDEVVNISRYAIEQQQATADFYALFEVLEEQEQAIFRGFLDYNQLMNYVQRFDLQLSADGCYQLPFSLFDPEPNHLLFYCRFLQPSSVYLPIASTATNTSLLLHPDFSQGRKKHLNEQNLG, encoded by the coding sequence ATGGTTGATTTTCCAATTAATTCCACTGATTTTAGACTTTTGCAGCCAGAAGTCATAGAACTGGAACTAGAGCATTTCCACCAGGCAACAGAGATTAGCGCCAAAGCAACCAGTGAAGCGCTGTCTTGGCAAACATATCTAAATGCACTGGCGCTACTTAGCTTTAAAGAATGGTTGAGTAAACGAATACTAGATCAAATAATTCATCAAAATCTCAATGCAATTGATACTGTTGGCCATCTCTGTGTTGGGGAATTTAAAATTTGTGTAATTGCTACAGAAAATTTACTTGATGAAGTGGTAAATATTTCTCGGTATGCGATCGAGCAACAGCAAGCAACAGCTGATTTTTATGCACTGTTTGAGGTGTTAGAGGAGCAGGAACAAGCGATTTTTAGAGGGTTTCTGGATTACAACCAACTAATGAATTATGTTCAAAGATTCGATTTGCAACTCTCAGCCGACGGTTGTTACCAGTTACCGTTTTCTTTATTCGATCCAGAACCAAATCACTTGTTATTCTACTGTCGTTTTTTGCAACCGTCATCTGTATATCTGCCTATTGCTTCAACCGCAACAAATACTTCGCTGCTGTTACACCCCGATTTCTCACAAGGGAGAAAAAAACACTTGAATGAGCAAAATTTAGGATAA